The Carnobacterium divergens genome includes a window with the following:
- a CDS encoding ferredoxin gives MYYTKVDQEKCIACGLCQIKAPQVFNYNEEGIAYTISDNNKGILPLPTDVIPHFKEAYQACPTGAIVRRTTPFSIE, from the coding sequence ATGTACTACACAAAAGTGGATCAAGAAAAATGCATTGCTTGCGGCTTGTGCCAAATTAAAGCACCCCAAGTATTTAATTATAATGAAGAAGGAATTGCTTATACAATTTCAGATAACAACAAAGGGATTCTCCCTTTACCTACCGACGTAATCCCCCATTTTAAAGAAGCTTATCAAGCTTGCCCAACTGGTGCGATCGTCAGAAGGACCACTCCGTTTTCTATAGAGTAA
- a CDS encoding ECF transporter S component, whose product MKTSNTKRLVGIAMLGAIAFVLMFFAFPILPSASFMKVEFSDVPVLMGMFLYGPVGGVLVALIRTVLHYIQTGGDMGYPIGDIASFIASLAYGLPIYFIITKQQRYDMKTLVMANIVGTVSLTTVLSIANWFVITPLYIKIMGFNLGPVKEIVLYGVLPFNILKGLVVGIVFIGLFAKLKPWILRNQLRNY is encoded by the coding sequence ATGAAAACCAGTAATACCAAAAGGTTAGTCGGAATCGCAATGCTAGGAGCAATCGCCTTTGTGCTGATGTTTTTTGCTTTTCCAATCTTACCAAGTGCCAGTTTTATGAAAGTCGAGTTTAGTGATGTGCCAGTTTTGATGGGGATGTTTTTATACGGACCTGTTGGAGGTGTACTAGTGGCGTTAATTAGAACCGTCCTTCACTATATTCAAACAGGTGGCGATATGGGGTATCCAATTGGCGATATTGCAAGCTTTATTGCGAGTTTAGCCTATGGACTACCAATTTATTTTATTATTACAAAGCAACAACGTTACGATATGAAAACGCTCGTGATGGCGAATATTGTTGGAACCGTCTCTTTAACCACGGTTTTATCAATTGCAAACTGGTTTGTCATTACACCGTTGTACATTAAAATCATGGGCTTTAATTTAGGTCCTGTGAAAGAAATAGTATTGTATGGCGTATTGCCTTTTAATATTTTAAAAGGATTAGTGGTAGGAATTGTTTTTATTGGATTATTTGCAAAATTAAAACCATGGATTTTAAGAAATCAATTACGAAACTATTAA
- a CDS encoding ATP-binding protein: protein MTKLNSIVFRTWLVTMAIVAFCLISSTVIYSYIYQKHVQEIYLSDFKDSIKSIEKRVITDPLFVLENTDKFTSYDSHLFFYLEYDDQKAVFYNDFYNELPKNYLTQLLNRKDVKEIIHSGKDSVLLKEESNEENKNGSFILKVNFFEHDGKRGVLYSYGDLSFLTKIAKKMTEWTAFIFVMLLILSVLFYQFLKYRIGTPLANMRDVAFEYAKNDFSHQVPVNSKDELSQLALAMNKMGKSLEAIGMSTKQEKELLAHIVSSMTTGILYYNRDKTLLTSNLTGDDFLSRWRLNGQYHESEILPYVLDGKIDEVIEKRNGLSFELEIDDAYFNLNLVPLFSEAPYIVRGVLITIQNMTKERRLDTMRVDFINNVSHELRTPLVMIRGYSEAILDDVAETNEEKHEMAKIIWEESERMSRMVNEMLDLSRMEAGYIELTKTEVDLHEFFKDLLTRFGQLAESNQVRLDLEIQDDMTSYWMDEDKMNQVLFNLINNAIRHTSLAEPTDGIRYVKLSIHLDEVMDELLIEIIDNGTGISKQDLPFIFERFYKADKARVMNKQNQTGTGIGLSIVKNIVEEHDGYMEVQSEVNTKTRFIIHLPYLDEQDKHE from the coding sequence ATGACTAAACTAAATAGTATTGTATTTCGAACATGGTTAGTCACGATGGCGATTGTTGCATTCTGTTTGATTTCTAGTACAGTAATTTATTCATATATCTATCAAAAACATGTTCAAGAAATCTATTTAAGTGATTTTAAAGACTCAATAAAAAGTATTGAAAAGCGGGTAATCACTGATCCGCTTTTTGTTTTAGAAAATACAGATAAATTTACTTCTTATGATTCACATTTATTTTTTTATCTTGAATATGACGATCAAAAAGCGGTCTTTTACAATGATTTCTACAATGAACTCCCTAAAAATTATTTGACACAATTATTGAATCGTAAAGATGTCAAAGAAATTATTCATTCTGGCAAAGACAGCGTGTTGTTAAAAGAGGAAAGCAACGAAGAGAATAAAAATGGTTCGTTTATTCTAAAAGTAAATTTCTTTGAACACGATGGCAAGCGGGGGGTTCTGTATTCATATGGTGATTTATCTTTTTTAACAAAAATAGCTAAAAAAATGACGGAGTGGACAGCTTTTATTTTTGTGATGCTTCTTATTTTATCAGTGTTGTTTTATCAATTCCTTAAATATAGAATTGGAACTCCGCTAGCCAATATGCGGGATGTTGCTTTTGAATACGCAAAAAATGATTTTTCACATCAAGTGCCTGTCAACTCTAAAGATGAACTGTCACAGTTAGCACTAGCGATGAATAAAATGGGAAAATCTTTAGAAGCCATTGGAATGTCTACCAAACAAGAAAAAGAATTATTGGCGCACATTGTGTCTTCTATGACGACGGGGATCTTGTATTACAATCGAGATAAAACGCTTTTAACTTCTAATCTAACAGGGGATGATTTTTTAAGCCGTTGGCGGTTAAACGGTCAATATCATGAAAGTGAGATTCTTCCGTATGTGTTAGATGGGAAAATTGATGAAGTAATCGAAAAAAGAAACGGGTTGAGTTTTGAATTAGAGATTGATGATGCGTATTTCAATTTAAACTTGGTGCCGCTTTTCAGTGAAGCTCCTTATATTGTTCGTGGTGTGCTGATAACGATTCAAAACATGACAAAAGAACGTCGTTTGGATACGATGAGAGTGGATTTTATTAACAATGTGTCTCATGAATTAAGAACGCCTTTAGTGATGATAAGAGGCTATAGTGAAGCAATATTAGACGATGTTGCTGAAACGAATGAAGAAAAACATGAAATGGCAAAAATTATCTGGGAAGAATCTGAACGAATGAGCCGGATGGTTAACGAGATGTTAGATCTTTCGAGAATGGAAGCAGGTTATATTGAGTTAACAAAAACCGAAGTGGATTTACATGAATTTTTCAAAGATCTTTTAACTCGATTTGGTCAATTAGCAGAATCCAATCAGGTTCGGCTAGACCTAGAGATTCAAGATGATATGACGAGTTATTGGATGGATGAAGATAAAATGAACCAAGTTTTATTTAATTTAATCAATAATGCTATTCGCCATACCAGTTTAGCTGAACCAACAGATGGAATTCGATATGTGAAATTATCGATTCATTTAGATGAAGTGATGGACGAATTGTTAATTGAAATTATTGATAACGGAACTGGAATTTCAAAACAAGATTTACCATTTATTTTTGAACGTTTCTACAAAGCTGATAAAGCCCGAGTGATGAATAAACAAAATCAAACAGGAACTGGAATTGGCTTATCAATCGTTAAAAATATCGTTGAAGAACATGACGGCTATATGGAAGTTCAAAGCGAAGTTAATACAAAGACACGTTTTATCATTCATTTGCCTTACTTGGATGAGCAAGACAAACATGAATAA
- a CDS encoding response regulator transcription factor, whose amino-acid sequence MNNDAINILVVDDEDRIRRLLRMYLERENFIITETDNGEDALFLALENDYDLILLDLMLPKMDGIEVAKQLREKKETPIMMLTAKGEETNRVQGFEVGADDYIVKPFSPREVVLRVAAILKRTQLAKPKKQENPDLIVFPHLEIDNQAHRVLSDGKPVNLTPKEYDLLLYLAQAPDQIFGREQLLREVWKYEFFGDLRTVDTHVKRLREKLAQQSEVAAKMIVTVWGLGYKFNSHYENKE is encoded by the coding sequence ATGAATAATGATGCAATAAATATACTAGTTGTTGATGATGAAGATCGAATTCGTCGTTTATTAAGAATGTATTTAGAGCGAGAAAACTTTATCATTACTGAAACAGACAATGGAGAAGATGCTCTTTTTCTAGCGCTTGAAAATGATTATGACTTAATTTTACTTGACTTGATGCTACCTAAAATGGATGGTATTGAAGTTGCTAAACAACTGCGTGAAAAAAAAGAAACCCCTATTATGATGTTGACAGCAAAAGGTGAAGAAACCAATCGTGTTCAAGGTTTTGAAGTTGGAGCAGATGATTATATTGTAAAGCCATTTAGTCCAAGAGAAGTTGTCTTGCGAGTAGCAGCGATTTTGAAACGAACACAACTGGCAAAACCTAAAAAACAAGAAAATCCAGACTTAATTGTTTTTCCTCATTTAGAAATTGACAATCAAGCACATCGGGTTTTATCAGATGGAAAGCCAGTCAATTTAACACCAAAAGAATACGACTTACTTCTTTATTTAGCCCAAGCGCCGGATCAAATTTTTGGCAGAGAGCAATTGCTTAGAGAAGTTTGGAAATATGAGTTTTTTGGTGATTTAAGAACAGTGGATACCCATGTGAAACGGTTGCGTGAAAAACTAGCACAACAATCAGAAGTAGCCGCTAAAATGATCGTTACTGTTTGGGGATTAGGTTATAAGTTTAATTCTCATTACGAAAATAAGGAGTAA